A part of Hippea maritima DSM 10411 genomic DNA contains:
- a CDS encoding flagellar protein FlaG produces MSTGINKITNPEVALQNKIQTQQASNQTQRAAEVQKLNLKDTQQSPNSGYKKQLSPDELKRVISKINDNVSKLNKDVRFTYNDTLKSLVVKVVDSKTGKVIREIPPQEVINLQKKLSEVVGIIFDSKEVEK; encoded by the coding sequence ATGTCCACCGGCATCAATAAGATTACAAATCCAGAGGTTGCCCTTCAAAACAAGATACAAACCCAACAGGCGAGCAATCAAACCCAAAGGGCAGCTGAGGTACAAAAGCTCAACCTCAAAGATACGCAACAATCACCCAACAGTGGATATAAAAAGCAACTATCGCCTGATGAACTCAAAAGGGTTATAAGTAAAATCAATGATAATGTTAGCAAATTAAATAAGGATGTGAGATTCACATATAATGACACCCTAAAATCTTTGGTTGTAAAAGTAGTAGACTCAAAAACAGGTAAAGTAATAAGAGAAATACCACCGCAAGAGGTAATAAACCTTCAAAAAAAACTCTCAGAGGTGGTAGGAATAATATTTGATAGTAAGGAGGTAGAAAAATGA
- the fliS gene encoding flagellar export chaperone FliS, with product MTANEAYNTYKNMMINTTVDKLQIVAMLYEGALGFAKNAIESAKQKDEELFIDNMNRVIGILLALRDSLDPNADKETVDYLTALYNFLIEKSINAIELFSDDKFSEDEFSIVIRYLSKMHEIWTGEVMGQTK from the coding sequence ATGACAGCTAACGAGGCATATAACACATATAAAAATATGATGATAAACACCACTGTTGATAAACTTCAAATTGTGGCAATGCTGTATGAAGGGGCTTTAGGTTTTGCCAAAAATGCAATAGAATCAGCTAAACAAAAAGATGAAGAATTATTTATAGACAACATGAACAGGGTTATAGGAATACTCTTGGCCTTAAGGGATTCTTTAGATCCAAATGCCGACAAAGAGACTGTTGATTACCTAACAGCCCTGTATAATTTTCTTATTGAAAAATCTATTAATGCTATTGAGTTGTTCTCAGATGATAAGTTTTCAGAGGATGAATTTTCCATTGTAATAAGATATTTATCAAAAATGCATGAAATCTGGACGGGTGAAGTTATGGGGCAAACAAAATAA
- a CDS encoding DUF2018 family protein produces the protein MAKSMLDLIFTDPFEQSNADYEKVKEFVETVLDKAPHYAVVEELENVAEYVVLLEKLLEENGIDFSDETLQMKKYENTTEIDNQKRLFLLHFSGKIVRKEGAVV, from the coding sequence ATGGCTAAGTCAATGTTAGATTTAATATTTACAGACCCTTTTGAGCAATCAAATGCAGACTACGAGAAGGTAAAAGAGTTCGTAGAAACAGTATTAGATAAAGCTCCACATTACGCCGTAGTTGAAGAGTTAGAGAATGTAGCAGAGTATGTCGTCTTGCTTGAAAAACTATTAGAGGAAAATGGCATAGATTTCAGTGATGAAACTCTACAAATGAAAAAATACGAAAATACAACAGAAATAGACAATCAAAAAAGATTATTTCTACTCCACTTCTCAGGTAAAATAGTAAGAAAAGAAGGTGCTGTGGTATGA
- the dcd gene encoding dCTP deaminase — MSIKNDRWIIEMAKKGMIEPFADSQVREGVISYGVSSYGYDMRIADEFKIFTNVNNTIVDPKNFTEKNYVDFKGDVCIIPPNSFVLARSVEYFRIPRSILTVCVGKSTYARCGLIVNVTPFEPEWEGYVTIEISNSTPIPAKVYAWEGIAQVLFFEADEECMVSYADKKGKYQKQMGLTPPKL; from the coding sequence ATGAGCATAAAGAACGATCGTTGGATTATAGAGATGGCAAAAAAAGGCATGATAGAACCCTTTGCCGATAGTCAGGTAAGAGAAGGTGTTATAAGCTACGGAGTTAGTTCTTACGGTTATGACATGCGAATAGCTGATGAGTTTAAGATATTTACAAATGTAAACAATACGATTGTTGACCCAAAGAACTTCACAGAAAAGAATTATGTAGATTTCAAAGGTGATGTTTGCATAATTCCACCAAATAGTTTTGTTCTGGCAAGAAGCGTAGAGTATTTTAGAATTCCAAGGAGCATTTTAACCGTTTGCGTTGGCAAATCAACATATGCAAGATGCGGTCTTATTGTTAATGTAACGCCGTTTGAACCAGAATGGGAAGGTTATGTAACAATAGAAATATCAAACTCCACACCGATTCCAGCCAAAGTATATGCTTGGGAAGGTATAGCGCAGGTATTGTTCTTTGAGGCAGACGAAGAATGCATGGTAAGTTATGCCGATAAAAAGGGTAAATACCAAAAACAAATGGGACTAACACCGCCAAAATTGTAA
- a CDS encoding YebC/PmpR family DNA-binding transcriptional regulator — MSGHNKWSTIKHKKAKEDAKRGAIFTKLIKEITIAARLGGGDPESNPRLRMAIEKAKEANMPKQNIEKAIKKGTGELPGTTYEDIIYEGYGPGGVAMIIEATTDNRQRTTASVRHLLNKFGGSLGENGCVSWMFDYVGYMTFDKDSTEEEALFEAALEAGASDVRENEEDGVFEVITEPKEFMAVKEALEEHGFKPQTAELTRIPQNTVKLEGEKAISMLKLMEALEEDDDVSNVYANFDISDEVMEKFSQQ; from the coding sequence ATGTCAGGACACAATAAATGGAGCACTATAAAACACAAAAAAGCTAAAGAAGACGCCAAAAGAGGTGCAATATTCACAAAGCTTATAAAAGAGATAACAATAGCCGCCAGACTTGGTGGAGGTGATCCTGAGAGCAATCCAAGGCTTAGAATGGCTATAGAAAAGGCCAAAGAGGCTAACATGCCCAAGCAAAACATAGAAAAAGCTATCAAAAAAGGCACAGGGGAACTCCCAGGAACAACCTATGAAGATATAATCTATGAGGGATACGGACCCGGTGGTGTTGCCATGATAATAGAAGCTACAACAGATAATAGGCAGAGAACGACGGCAAGCGTAAGACACTTACTCAATAAATTTGGTGGTAGTTTGGGTGAAAATGGTTGCGTATCCTGGATGTTTGACTATGTGGGCTATATGACATTTGATAAGGACTCAACAGAGGAAGAAGCCTTATTTGAAGCAGCGTTGGAGGCTGGTGCAAGCGATGTTAGAGAAAATGAAGAAGATGGCGTTTTTGAAGTAATAACCGAACCAAAAGAATTTATGGCAGTAAAAGAGGCACTTGAAGAGCACGGCTTTAAACCGCAAACAGCTGAGCTTACCAGAATACCACAAAATACAGTAAAACTTGAAGGCGAGAAAGCCATTAGCATGTTAAAACTAATGGAAGCTTTAGAAGAAGATGATGATGTCTCCAATGTGTATGCCAACTTTGACATCTCGGATGAGGTAATGGAGAAATTTAGTCAGCAATAG
- a CDS encoding glycosyltransferase family 4 protein, which yields MKIVIFYKYFRTYGGQEKVIYNLVHYLADKGYKVDVYAFKVDAEPKNSNITVNKVYFPVGGGLRELFFALYSFIKGKKIKKKNKDVCILGVGKSFYSDIYRGDSGAHSYYFKRAVLKYPNKLSRLLYRLRKFLSLSHWVNLCIETLNFKIFADSKKAFILPSNFTKKQIIDKFKLDERKIVLISNGVDLDRFKPMPDFQQKLKKEMKIDKDELVFCFVSTNHKLKGLCYLLKALKNLKDKGYSFKLVVAGGNYRSYFKSIISRNNLQDRVICLGKRSDIETVYSGCDVFVYPTLYDAAALVVLEAMACGLVPVVSKYNGTSEVVINGENGFIINEPSDVHEIEETLEFVLENRNKLPKLRENVLNSIKRYPSSNVFSKIEEIIKRNCGA from the coding sequence ATGAAAATAGTAATTTTCTATAAGTACTTTAGAACTTACGGTGGACAGGAGAAGGTAATATACAACTTAGTGCATTACCTTGCTGATAAGGGCTATAAAGTGGATGTTTATGCTTTTAAAGTTGATGCTGAACCCAAGAATAGCAATATAACTGTTAATAAGGTTTATTTTCCCGTTGGGGGAGGATTAAGAGAGTTATTTTTTGCTTTATATTCCTTTATAAAAGGAAAAAAAATAAAAAAGAAAAATAAAGATGTTTGTATTCTGGGAGTAGGAAAAAGCTTTTATAGTGACATATACAGGGGAGACAGTGGGGCTCATTCTTACTACTTTAAAAGGGCTGTTTTAAAATACCCCAACAAACTGAGTCGTCTATTATATAGGCTAAGAAAATTCCTTTCTTTATCTCATTGGGTAAATTTATGTATAGAAACACTAAATTTTAAGATTTTTGCTGACTCAAAAAAAGCCTTTATACTTCCGTCTAATTTCACTAAAAAGCAAATTATAGATAAGTTTAAATTAGATGAAAGGAAAATTGTTCTAATTAGCAATGGCGTTGATTTGGATAGATTCAAGCCTATGCCAGACTTTCAACAAAAATTAAAAAAGGAGATGAAAATAGATAAAGATGAACTGGTGTTCTGCTTTGTTTCCACAAATCATAAACTCAAAGGTCTATGTTATCTTTTAAAAGCTTTAAAAAACTTAAAAGATAAGGGTTACTCATTTAAGTTGGTTGTAGCAGGTGGGAATTATAGAAGCTATTTTAAGTCAATAATATCAAGAAATAACTTGCAAGATAGAGTAATATGCTTGGGAAAAAGAAGTGACATTGAAACTGTATATAGTGGCTGTGATGTATTTGTCTATCCTACTCTTTATGATGCGGCTGCGCTTGTGGTGTTGGAAGCTATGGCATGCGGGCTTGTTCCTGTTGTTAGTAAATACAATGGAACCAGTGAGGTTGTAATAAATGGTGAAAACGGTTTTATAATAAATGAACCCTCCGATGTTCATGAAATAGAAGAGACTTTGGAGTTTGTTCTTGAAAACAGAAACAAATTGCCAAAGTTAAGAGAAAATGTACTAAATTCAATTAAAAGATACCCGTCATCAAATGTATTTTCCAAAATAGAAGAAATAATAAAAAGAAACTGCGGGGCATAA
- the nfo gene encoding deoxyribonuclease IV yields MKFVGAHVSIAGGVQNALLNAKRINANAFALFTRNQRRWEAKPYTEKNIAFFKKNLKDFGFDEKYILPHASYLINLCSPKKDTLEKSRKSFIEELNRVKQLGLKYLNVHPGAHLNKLSLKESISLMAESINLALDSIGDITIVLEITAGEGTVVGYRFEHLAGIIEQVKDKKRIGVCLDTCHMFAAGYDIRDEDSYEKTMAEFDSTVGFSYLKGMHLNDSKHPLGSRKDRHESIGKGFIGLDAFKFIMKDPRTDNIPLILETPNTSLWSKEIELLRSFV; encoded by the coding sequence ATGAAGTTTGTTGGTGCCCATGTAAGTATAGCAGGGGGAGTTCAAAACGCCCTTTTGAACGCCAAAAGGATCAACGCTAATGCATTTGCTTTATTTACGAGGAACCAAAGGAGATGGGAAGCTAAACCCTATACAGAAAAGAACATCGCATTTTTTAAGAAAAACCTAAAGGACTTCGGGTTTGATGAAAAATACATACTGCCGCATGCGAGTTATTTGATCAATCTATGTTCTCCCAAAAAGGATACATTGGAAAAATCGCGTAAATCGTTTATAGAGGAGCTAAACAGAGTCAAACAGCTTGGATTGAAGTATTTGAATGTCCACCCAGGAGCCCACCTTAACAAACTATCCTTAAAGGAAAGCATATCTCTAATGGCTGAAAGCATAAATTTGGCGTTGGATTCTATTGGTGATATTACCATCGTGCTTGAGATAACAGCGGGCGAAGGAACCGTTGTTGGCTATAGATTTGAACACCTCGCAGGGATAATCGAGCAGGTTAAAGACAAAAAAAGGATCGGTGTTTGTCTTGACACATGCCACATGTTTGCTGCGGGTTATGATATTAGGGATGAAGATTCGTATGAAAAAACAATGGCTGAATTTGACAGTACTGTTGGCTTTAGCTACCTCAAGGGCATGCACTTGAACGACTCAAAGCATCCACTTGGATCACGAAAAGACAGACATGAAAGCATAGGGAAAGGCTTTATAGGACTCGATGCCTTTAAATTTATAATGAAAGACCCAAGAACCGATAATATCCCCTTGATCCTTGAGACGCCAAACACCTCTCTTTGGAGTAAAGAGATAGAGCTTTTAAGATCTTTTGTTTGA
- a CDS encoding sensor histidine kinase — MKRFVHIFSVLLIFEIITTVLVGLLFFKKTMDLTTFLNKLSILFIFLFILSLFTSYIITEKEEDIYLSIESLINKMKNENKLILPETDDIVLHRIYSAIKRIYNILKRQQNSIEQEKEKLKSIINALNEGLILVNYEGEIELINPAAIQFLGLKENKGNLFDLCKDFKILTVLQSVITTKKESLIESNDKILLLKSQTFNKKTIILINDISQREKYQRMKAKFFEEASHELKTPITSIMGFSETLLNSKGIDKKTQEKFLKYIYESAQHLTELIEDILTLHRLESRNVSKKGECHIGELREQLNAAFGQIAKNKGLDFQVSCEAAKVNIPCGHLKSILWNLVDNAINFTETGFVRVNCKIIGNRSLTITVEDSGIGIEESDRQRIFERFYTSRAGRDRKLSGTGLGLAIVKHTVNLYGGKIELSSKKGEGSRFVIILSIP, encoded by the coding sequence ATGAAAAGATTTGTTCATATATTTTCGGTCTTGCTCATATTTGAAATCATTACAACCGTGTTGGTGGGCTTACTCTTCTTCAAAAAAACGATGGATTTAACCACTTTTTTAAACAAGCTTTCGATTCTGTTTATATTCTTGTTTATTTTGAGTCTGTTTACGTCTTACATTATAACAGAAAAGGAAGAGGATATCTATTTGTCGATAGAATCCTTAATAAACAAGATGAAGAATGAGAACAAACTCATCTTGCCTGAAACGGATGATATCGTCCTGCATAGGATCTATTCGGCGATAAAGCGCATATACAACATACTCAAAAGACAACAAAACTCAATAGAGCAGGAAAAAGAAAAGTTAAAGTCCATCATAAACGCCTTAAACGAGGGTCTGATACTCGTAAATTATGAAGGTGAAATTGAGCTTATAAATCCAGCGGCAATCCAGTTTTTAGGGTTAAAGGAGAACAAAGGCAATCTATTTGACCTGTGTAAGGATTTTAAGATATTAACGGTGCTTCAAAGTGTGATCACAACAAAAAAGGAGAGTTTAATAGAATCCAACGATAAAATCCTTTTACTTAAGAGCCAAACATTCAACAAAAAAACAATCATATTGATCAACGATATATCCCAGAGAGAAAAATACCAAAGAATGAAGGCTAAATTTTTTGAGGAGGCATCCCATGAGCTAAAAACGCCCATAACTTCTATCATGGGGTTTTCTGAAACGCTGTTAAACTCAAAAGGCATAGACAAAAAGACGCAAGAGAAGTTTTTAAAATACATATACGAAAGCGCACAGCACCTAACGGAGTTGATCGAGGATATATTAACCCTACACAGACTTGAAAGCAGAAATGTTTCAAAAAAGGGCGAATGCCACATAGGAGAATTGAGAGAACAACTAAATGCAGCCTTTGGCCAGATCGCCAAGAACAAAGGCCTTGATTTTCAAGTTTCATGCGAAGCTGCAAAAGTCAATATACCCTGCGGTCATTTGAAATCGATCCTGTGGAATTTAGTTGACAATGCAATAAACTTCACAGAGACAGGCTTTGTAAGGGTTAATTGCAAAATAATCGGCAATAGAAGTTTAACAATAACCGTTGAGGATAGCGGCATCGGGATAGAAGAATCCGATAGACAGCGTATCTTTGAGCGCTTTTATACTTCAAGAGCAGGCAGGGATAGAAAGTTAAGTGGCACAGGTCTTGGGCTTGCTATCGTAAAGCACACGGTAAACCTGTACGGTGGTAAAATAGAGCTTTCAAGTAAAAAGGGAGAAGGCAGCAGGTTTGTTATAATACTTTCTATACCTTAA
- a CDS encoding response regulator transcription factor has product MKEKVIVIEDDHKIAELIEFTLSSAGYEVQSFDNANDALIYIKQDLPDLIILDLMLPGLQGEDFIELVSSKEKLKDIPILIITAKTQDDLFAQLLNKGADDFLVKPFSTKVLLAKVNAILRRLKNRTSVISVCGIELNEDEYSILVNSEPIELTKTEFSILKLFLENPNKVFSRDRILESVWGYNANVSDRTIDVHLSNLRKKLKEKGSRIISIPRVGYKFKS; this is encoded by the coding sequence GTGAAAGAGAAGGTTATCGTTATTGAAGACGATCATAAGATAGCAGAGCTTATTGAGTTTACACTCTCAAGTGCGGGCTATGAGGTGCAAAGCTTTGATAACGCAAACGACGCATTGATTTACATCAAACAAGATCTACCCGATCTGATAATCCTAGATCTGATGCTGCCAGGCCTGCAGGGTGAGGATTTTATAGAGCTTGTAAGCTCAAAGGAAAAATTAAAGGATATCCCAATTCTAATCATCACAGCTAAAACGCAGGATGATCTTTTTGCACAGCTTCTAAATAAGGGCGCCGATGATTTTCTTGTTAAACCCTTTAGCACAAAGGTTTTATTAGCTAAAGTAAACGCCATCTTGCGAAGGCTTAAAAACAGAACAAGTGTTATATCTGTATGCGGCATTGAATTAAACGAGGATGAGTATTCCATTCTGGTTAATAGTGAGCCCATAGAGTTAACCAAGACAGAGTTTTCAATTCTTAAACTGTTTTTGGAAAATCCAAATAAGGTTTTCTCGCGCGATAGGATCTTAGAGTCCGTTTGGGGCTACAATGCCAATGTAAGCGACAGAACCATCGATGTTCACCTATCGAATCTGAGGAAAAAGTTAAAGGAAAAGGGAAGCCGTATCATCTCCATACCCCGCGTTGGATACAAGTTTAAATCATGA
- the phoU gene encoding phosphate signaling complex protein PhoU, with translation MAAGIERDIREIKLKVSRMASLALDMTNKALDGLFDENKALLDWVIEKDREVDEIDNEIDEDVITVCALKHPEASDLRFIVASLKINVAIERVADNAVNIAEWAQKIINKPKIVDYSDIKQMKKLAVFMFENALEAFFDGDTQKSKQVIKLDDDVDLLELAIMKKLIKLSYLNSANIKSALRLTFVARALERIADQATNIAELATFVATGEVVKHKRIKE, from the coding sequence ATGGCTGCAGGAATAGAGCGTGATATTAGAGAGATTAAATTAAAGGTTTCGCGTATGGCTTCTCTTGCCCTTGATATGACAAATAAGGCCTTAGACGGCTTATTCGATGAAAATAAGGCTCTGTTGGATTGGGTGATAGAAAAGGACAGGGAGGTTGATGAGATAGACAACGAGATAGATGAGGATGTGATTACAGTCTGCGCACTAAAACACCCAGAGGCAAGCGATTTAAGGTTTATCGTTGCATCGCTAAAGATAAATGTGGCGATTGAACGCGTTGCGGATAATGCGGTAAACATTGCTGAATGGGCGCAAAAAATAATAAACAAACCAAAGATAGTGGACTATAGCGACATAAAACAGATGAAAAAGTTGGCAGTGTTTATGTTTGAGAATGCGCTTGAAGCCTTCTTCGATGGGGATACACAAAAAAGCAAGCAGGTGATCAAGTTAGATGACGATGTTGATCTGCTTGAGCTTGCAATCATGAAGAAGCTCATAAAGTTATCCTATTTAAACAGCGCAAATATAAAATCGGCATTGAGGTTGACATTTGTTGCAAGGGCTCTTGAAAGGATAGCCGATCAGGCAACAAACATAGCAGAACTTGCAACCTTTGTTGCAACGGGCGAGGTTGTAAAACACAAAAGGATAAAGGAGTGA
- the pstB gene encoding phosphate ABC transporter ATP-binding protein PstB, translating to MNEVLIEVKNLNFYYGQTRVLKNINMNIYKNSITALIGPSGCGKTTFLRCFNRMHDLYKGTRYEGEILYNGENILKTKDLISLRSKIGMVFQRPTPFPMSIFDNVAYGLKLKGIKNKSQIEEIVEKSLVEAALWDEVKDKLKSPATSLSGGQQQRLVIARTLAVEPDIILFDEPTSALDPTATAKIEDLIVQLKDITTVLIVTHNMQQAARISDFTAFMFKGELIEFNRTKKLFTNPDQELTEKYITGRFG from the coding sequence GTGAATGAGGTTCTAATTGAGGTTAAAAATTTGAACTTTTATTACGGTCAAACGAGGGTTCTTAAAAATATCAATATGAACATATACAAAAACTCCATCACTGCTTTAATAGGACCATCGGGGTGCGGAAAAACGACCTTTTTAAGGTGTTTCAATCGAATGCACGACCTTTACAAGGGCACAAGATACGAAGGCGAAATCCTATACAACGGTGAAAACATACTAAAAACAAAAGATCTGATCTCACTCAGGAGCAAGATTGGTATGGTTTTTCAAAGGCCAACGCCGTTTCCCATGTCCATATTTGACAATGTGGCCTATGGTTTAAAACTTAAAGGCATAAAAAACAAGAGCCAGATTGAGGAGATAGTTGAGAAGTCTTTAGTTGAGGCAGCTCTATGGGATGAGGTTAAAGACAAGCTCAAAAGCCCAGCAACATCGCTTTCTGGCGGCCAGCAACAGAGGCTTGTTATCGCAAGGACTTTAGCAGTTGAGCCAGACATTATTCTATTCGATGAGCCAACAAGCGCCCTGGATCCGACAGCAACGGCAAAGATTGAAGACCTAATTGTTCAACTGAAAGATATAACCACTGTGCTTATTGTAACCCACAACATGCAACAGGCGGCGCGGATTTCAGACTTTACGGCGTTTATGTTTAAAGGTGAGCTTATTGAGTTTAACAGAACAAAGAAACTCTTTACAAATCCAGACCAGGAGTTGACAGAAAAATATATAACGGGTAGATTTGGTTGA
- the pstA gene encoding phosphate ABC transporter permease PstA, with product MNHLKKRKIINLIAISVSIFTAFLGIFWLVFIIASVLIKGLSALNLSLFINDPAPPGIPGGGLRCAFVGQAIITVIAVVIGVPAGILGGTYLAEYGKDKRISSLISTLADMMMSFPSIVVGVFVYTIIVRPMGHFSGFAGSIALAIIMISIIVRTTEETLRLIPWEMREAAFALGAPYYLVIKDVVYRGALKGLFTGVLLSIARVSVETAPLLFTSFNNSFLTLNPNQPMSSLTVTIYQYAMGPYPSWHRLAWGASFVIVVFILIFNLLGRWVISRRYDL from the coding sequence ATGAACCATCTAAAGAAAAGAAAAATCATAAACCTCATTGCCATATCTGTCTCAATTTTTACCGCCTTTTTGGGGATCTTCTGGCTTGTTTTCATCATTGCAAGCGTCCTTATAAAAGGGTTGTCAGCCTTAAACCTATCGCTTTTTATAAACGATCCCGCACCGCCTGGCATTCCAGGAGGGGGTTTGCGCTGCGCCTTTGTTGGTCAGGCGATCATAACCGTAATCGCCGTTGTTATAGGTGTTCCTGCTGGCATATTGGGAGGCACATACCTTGCCGAATACGGAAAAGACAAAAGAATCAGCTCATTGATAAGCACTTTGGCGGATATGATGATGAGCTTTCCATCAATAGTTGTTGGCGTTTTTGTTTATACGATCATTGTTAGACCGATGGGTCATTTCAGTGGATTTGCAGGATCAATCGCTTTGGCTATTATCATGATATCGATAATCGTTAGAACGACTGAGGAAACATTAAGGTTAATCCCGTGGGAGATGAGGGAGGCGGCCTTTGCCCTTGGTGCGCCTTATTATCTTGTTATCAAAGATGTTGTCTATAGAGGTGCTTTAAAGGGGCTTTTTACGGGTGTTTTGCTTTCGATTGCGCGCGTTTCCGTTGAGACAGCACCGCTTCTGTTTACAAGCTTCAACAACTCGTTCCTCACTTTAAACCCAAACCAGCCCATGTCATCCTTGACAGTTACGATTTATCAATACGCAATGGGACCGTATCCATCCTGGCATAGGTTAGCCTGGGGCGCATCGTTTGTTATCGTTGTCTTCATATTAATCTTTAATCTTTTGGGCAGATGGGTGATCTCAAGGAGGTATGATCTGTGA
- the pstC gene encoding phosphate ABC transporter permease subunit PstC, with protein MRSAYKKKDLAFKNLSYTLALLVIFISLAMLVVLLVMSYPAIQKFGVINFIFSDAWNPVKKVFGGATAIYGTLITTLLALIFAIPTSLGIGIFLSQICPDKLKRAFSLAIELLASIPSIIYGMWGLFTLAPIMRNYIEPFLQRVFLPIPVVGLLFRGTPLGIDLLTSGLILSIMIIPFIASISRDTFDLVPKELIESAYGMGATKWEVIKDVILPYSKVGVISGIIIATGRALGETMAVAFVLGNDHTIHLSLLKSSTTISVALANEFTEADFRLYLASLFYLALILYVMSFTALGIAKFLLRRYSK; from the coding sequence ATGAGGAGCGCTTACAAAAAGAAAGATTTGGCCTTTAAAAACTTAAGTTACACATTAGCCCTGCTTGTTATCTTTATCTCGCTTGCCATGTTAGTTGTCCTTCTTGTTATGTCTTATCCTGCTATACAAAAATTTGGCGTGATAAACTTTATCTTTTCAGATGCCTGGAATCCCGTTAAAAAGGTGTTCGGTGGGGCAACGGCTATCTATGGAACGCTTATTACCACACTATTGGCTTTGATCTTTGCAATTCCCACATCACTTGGTATAGGTATCTTTTTATCCCAAATCTGCCCTGACAAACTTAAACGTGCTTTTTCTTTAGCTATTGAGCTTTTGGCCTCTATACCCAGCATTATCTACGGCATGTGGGGATTGTTTACACTTGCACCAATCATGAGAAATTATATCGAGCCTTTTCTTCAAAGGGTATTTTTGCCCATTCCTGTGGTTGGATTACTGTTTAGGGGCACGCCGTTAGGTATAGATCTTTTAACTTCGGGCTTGATCTTAAGCATAATGATCATTCCATTTATCGCTTCAATCTCTCGTGATACCTTTGATTTAGTTCCAAAGGAGCTAATAGAGTCAGCATACGGAATGGGTGCGACGAAGTGGGAGGTTATCAAGGATGTAATCCTGCCTTACTCAAAGGTGGGCGTAATAAGCGGCATAATAATAGCAACAGGCAGGGCGCTTGGCGAGACGATGGCTGTGGCATTTGTCTTGGGCAACGACCACACCATCCATCTTTCACTCTTAAAATCATCAACCACCATATCGGTTGCGCTGGCAAACGAGTTTACAGAGGCAGACTTTAGACTGTATCTGGCAAGCCTATTCTACCTTGCGCTAATACTCTATGTTATGAGCTTTACTGCACTTGGTATAGCTAAATTCTTATTGAGGCGGTATTCAAAATGA